The stretch of DNA CCAGCATCTTGGCCCCGATGAACATGAGGATGACGGCCAGCCCGTAGTGAAGATAGTGGAAGAGGTCCATCATCCCGGCCAGGGCGAAATAAAGCGACCTTAGCCCCAGGACCGCGAACACATTCGAGGTGTACACGATGAAGGGATCGCGGGTGACCGCCAGTACGGCAGGGATGGAATCGGTGGCGAACAACACGTCGGTGCTTTCCACCAGCACCAGCACCAGCATCAGCGGGGTCGCAAACCAGCCGTCGGGACGGCGCACCAGGAAGCGGTCCGATTCGTAATCGTGGGTCACCCGCACGACCTTCCGGAACCAGCGCAGCACGCGGCTATCCTTGGGATTGACCGACGCTCCGTGCTGAAACATCAGGGTCAGCCCGGTATAGACCAGGAACGCTCCGAAGAGGTAGATGATCCACTCGAAGCGGCGGATGAGCGTCACCCCGGCGGCGATGAAGATGGCGCGCATGATGAGGGCGCCCAGGATCCCCCAGAACAGCACCTTGTGCTGGTTCTGCTTGGGCACCGCGAAGTGGCGGAAGATCAACAGGAAGATGAAGAGGTTATCGACGCTGAGCGATTCCTCGATCAGGTACCCGGTGAGGAACTCCAGCGCCAGCTCGGAGTTCGCCCGCTTCCAATCGCCGGTCATGTGGTGCCCGTAGAAGTACACGAGCACGGCGAAAGTGCCCGCCAGGGCGATCCACACCACCGTCCAGGTCAGCGCCTCCCGGAAGCGGACGACGTGCGCCTTGCGGTGGAAGACTCCCAGGTCCAGCAGGAGCATCGCCACCACGAACCCGTTGAACAGGACCCAGAACAGCCAGTTTCCGGCCATTCACCTTTTCCCCGGCGGGCATTGTAAATGGAGATCCATCCGGTAGAGACGCCGTCAGGGCGTCTTATGAGCATCGCCAGTCAACGTCTCCCACCCGCGCCGTTCCAGGTCCCAGAAGATGAACCCGATGCAGGCCGCGGCCAGCGCCAGCAGCGCCAACCCGGGCGCGATCCGTCCGAAAACCAGGTGTCCGATCCCGAACAGGGCGGAGTAGATCATGGCGCAGCCGACCACCCAATTCAGCGCCGCCCAGCGCAAGCTCTGGCGAGACCTGTGTTTGGCGGCGAAGGCGCGCCAGCCGATCGCGGCCGGCTGCACCTTGTCATAAAACGACTGCAGCTTCTCGGCGGGTTCCGGAGGGGTCAGGTAGGTCACGATCATCCAGGAGACGGTGGTGAAGGCCGTGGTCAGGATCATGAGCCAGGCAAAGCCGTGGGCATCGTCCGGGTTCAGCGGCGACGCCGGGAGCAGCGCGTCGATCCTTCGCAACGCGGCCACGACCGGGCTCGACCAGCGCGACTGCAGGTAGAGTGACGACAGTCCGGCGGCGGTCATGGCACTCACTTCCGACCAGGCATTGATGCGCCACCAGAACCAGCGCAGGATGAAGACCAGCCCCGCGCCCGCCCCGATAGCGATCAGGAACTTCCAGGCCCCACCGATCGAATCCATGTAGAAGGCGCAAACCGCCGCCACCACCGTCACCAGCACCGTCGCTACCCGCGATGCGACCACGTAGTGCCGCTCGCTCTCTCCTTGGCGCAGGAAGCGCCGATAGAAGTCGTTGATCAGATAGGACGCCCCAAGGTTGATGTGGGTGCCGATGGTGGACATGAAAGCGGCGGCGAAGCCCGCCAGCATCAGCCCGCGCAGGCTGGGCGGCAGGTGCGTCACCATCACCTGCAGGTAGCCGGCCTCGGGATCGCGCAGGTTGGGATACAGCGCCACCGACACCAGCGCAGCCACGATCCACGGCCAGGGCCGCAGTGCATAGTGCGCGATGTTGAAAAAGAGCGTGGCTCCCAGGGAATGGCGCTCATTCTTGGCGCAGAAGATGCGCTGCGCGATGTACCCGCCCCCGCCCGGCTCGGCGCCCGGATACCAGCTCGCCCACCAGTTGATGCTGAGGAACACCAGGAAGGTCAGGAACAGGTCGGAACCCCGCGCCGGGAAGAAGCTCAGAGTGTCGCGGTGCAGCGCGGCATCCTGGGCAGCGATCCTGGTGGTGAGCCCGGCCATGCCGCCCACCGCCGCCGCCGCGAACCCCGCCAGCGCGATCACCATGGTCATCTTCAGGATGAACTGGACGAAGTCCGTCCACAGCACTGACCACAGTCCCGATACCGCGGTGTAGATCAGCGTCAGCGCCGCAATGGCCAGCGCCAGCAGCAGCGCATGCAGCTTGTCGAGGCCCAGGGTGATCTCCAGCACCTTGGCCATCGCCAGGTAGACCCAGCCCATGATGATGGTATTCACCGGCAGGGCAAGATACAGCGCGCGGAAACCGCGCAGGAAGGCCGCCGGCTTGCCGGCATAGCGCAGCTCCGCGAATTCCATGTCGGTGAGCACCCCGGCCCGGCGCCACAGCCGGGCGAAAAAGAACACGGTCATCATGCCGCTGAGCGCCATCGCCCACCACAACCAGTTGCCGGCGATCCCGTTCTTGTAGACCAGTCCAGTGACCACCAGCGGGGTGTCGGCGCCGAAGGTGGTGGCCACCATGGAGGTCCCCGCCAGCCACCAGGGCACACTGCGTCCGGAGACGAAGAACTCCCCCACGCTGCCGCTGGCCCGCCGGTAGTAATGGAAGCCGATGGCGAGATTGACGGCGAAGTAGGCGACGAGGACGATCCAGTCGAGGGCGGTGAGTTGCACGTTGCTCCACTCTTACCACGGAAGAGAGACGGCGGGCGACTGGAATCCTGCAAGCCGGCGGCTTAACGCTGGTCGAGCAGGCGCACCGTCTCCAGCACGACGTCGCCTGCGATCTTCAGGCTCTTGGGGCTCAGCTTGTCCAGGGTGTCCTGGTCGGTGTGGTGGAGTGCGTTGCCGTAGCCATAATCGATGTCGATGATGTCGGCCACCGGGACGCCGGCCCGCTTGAAGGGCAGATGGTCATCTTCGACGGCGGTGTCGGTCGCGAAGAAGTGCGACTGGTAGCCCAGGTTCGATGCCGCCTTGTACACCAGATCCTCGAGCCCCGCGGTCGAATTCTCGTCGCGCTGGATGTCGAGCTCGGCGTCGCCGATCATGTCGGTCAGCAGGAACGCCTTGATCTTCTTCAGCGTGCCGTCTTTCTGCCACTTCTCCGCCAGGTGCCTGCTGCCGTAGACGCTGTCCTCCGGCGACCAGTGGCGCACCGCTTCCTCCCCGTCGAACCACACCAGCCAGACGCTGTATCCCTCGCGCTTTCCACGCAGATGATGGCCCAGCTCCAGCAACAAGCCGGTGGTGGCCCCGCCATCGTTCGCACCCACGAAGTCCGGCCGGCCGTACAGGGTGTCGTAATGCGAGCCGATGACGATGATGCCGTCCTTTTTTCCTGGATACTTGGCGATGATGTTGCGCATGGGGAACGCTCCGGCGGGGGTTTGGGCGGTGAATTCGTCGCTCTCCACCTGGTCGCCCTTGAGCTGCGCCAGGATGTAACCCTCCAGCTTCTTGTGGGCCGGGCTGCCGATAGGCCGGGGCCCGAAGGCCACCACCTCGCGCACGTACTTCATGGCCCGTTGGGCGTCGACCCTGGGCGCGGTACCGCCCGGGTCCGGCACGGTGGCAGCGGGCGTTTCCGGTTGGGCAGAGCGGCCTTCGGCGGCGCTACTTTTCGGGTTTCCGTTGCTTCGCGTGCACCCGCCCATCGCCAGCAGCACCAACGCGACCAGTGCGAAAAGCGTGCTTCTCATCAGGCCCCGGCTTTTGCTTTGCGCCGCTTGGGGTGGGCGAACCAGGCGATCCCGATGCTCAGCAGGTACAGCACGATCATGGGCGCCGCGAAGATGCACATGTTGAGGATGTCGGTAGTGGGCGTCAGGATGGCGGCGATGATGAAGATCACCAGGATCGAATAGCGGAAGTTGCGCCACATCCAGCCGGGGCTTATCACCCCCATCAACGACAGGAAGAACACCAGGATGGGCAGCTCAAAGATCACACCCAGGCCGATGATCACGGTCAGGAACAGGTCGGTGTATTCCCCGATGGTGATCATGGGCTGGAACTGCTCGCCATAGCCGATCAGGAAATCGAGCGCCGCCGGGTA from Terriglobales bacterium encodes:
- a CDS encoding sodium:solute symporter family protein, whose product is MQLTALDWIVLVAYFAVNLAIGFHYYRRASGSVGEFFVSGRSVPWWLAGTSMVATTFGADTPLVVTGLVYKNGIAGNWLWWAMALSGMMTVFFFARLWRRAGVLTDMEFAELRYAGKPAAFLRGFRALYLALPVNTIIMGWVYLAMAKVLEITLGLDKLHALLLALAIAALTLIYTAVSGLWSVLWTDFVQFILKMTMVIALAGFAAAAVGGMAGLTTRIAAQDAALHRDTLSFFPARGSDLFLTFLVFLSINWWASWYPGAEPGGGGYIAQRIFCAKNERHSLGATLFFNIAHYALRPWPWIVAALVSVALYPNLRDPEAGYLQVMVTHLPPSLRGLMLAGFAAAFMSTIGTHINLGASYLINDFYRRFLRQGESERHYVVASRVATVLVTVVAAVCAFYMDSIGGAWKFLIAIGAGAGLVFILRWFWWRINAWSEVSAMTAAGLSSLYLQSRWSSPVVAALRRIDALLPASPLNPDDAHGFAWLMILTTAFTTVSWMIVTYLTPPEPAEKLQSFYDKVQPAAIGWRAFAAKHRSRQSLRWAALNWVVGCAMIYSALFGIGHLVFGRIAPGLALLALAAACIGFIFWDLERRGWETLTGDAHKTP
- a CDS encoding M28 family peptidase — its product is MRSTLFALVALVLLAMGGCTRSNGNPKSSAAEGRSAQPETPAATVPDPGGTAPRVDAQRAMKYVREVVAFGPRPIGSPAHKKLEGYILAQLKGDQVESDEFTAQTPAGAFPMRNIIAKYPGKKDGIIVIGSHYDTLYGRPDFVGANDGGATTGLLLELGHHLRGKREGYSVWLVWFDGEEAVRHWSPEDSVYGSRHLAEKWQKDGTLKKIKAFLLTDMIGDAELDIQRDENSTAGLEDLVYKAASNLGYQSHFFATDTAVEDDHLPFKRAGVPVADIIDIDYGYGNALHHTDQDTLDKLSPKSLKIAGDVVLETVRLLDQR
- a CDS encoding TerC family protein, yielding MAGNWLFWVLFNGFVVAMLLLDLGVFHRKAHVVRFREALTWTVVWIALAGTFAVLVYFYGHHMTGDWKRANSELALEFLTGYLIEESLSVDNLFIFLLIFRHFAVPKQNQHKVLFWGILGALIMRAIFIAAGVTLIRRFEWIIYLFGAFLVYTGLTLMFQHGASVNPKDSRVLRWFRKVVRVTHDYESDRFLVRRPDGWFATPLMLVLVLVESTDVLFATDSIPAVLAVTRDPFIVYTSNVFAVLGLRSLYFALAGMMDLFHYLHYGLAVILMFIGAKML